Proteins found in one Leguminivora glycinivorella isolate SPB_JAAS2020 chromosome 4, LegGlyc_1.1, whole genome shotgun sequence genomic segment:
- the LOC125225065 gene encoding ATP synthase subunit g, mitochondrial, translating into MASALINNAIAGARPKFAIFMKYAKVELAPPKLSELPQIKAGIGKLLSSAKSGAWKNQTVKEATLNTLVGMEVLFWFYIGECIGKRHIVGYDV; encoded by the exons ATGGCCAGCGCGTTGATTAACA ATGCCATCGCCGGCGCGCGACCCAAGTTCGCCATTTTCATGAAATACGCCAAGGTTGAGCTGGCGCCTCCCAAACTGAGCGAGCTCCCTCAGATCAAGGCCGGTATTGGCAAACTCCTGTCATCTGCCAAGTCCGGCGCCTGGAAGAACCAGACTGTGAAGGAGGCCACCCTCAACACGCTGGTCGGCATGGAGGTGCTGTTCTGGTTCTACATCGGAGAATGCATCGGCAAGCGCCACATTGTCGGCTATGATGTTTAG
- the LOC125225049 gene encoding unconventional prefoldin RPB5 interactor-like protein: protein MNILSDIYYKSLAKNEENLRFWENYLHTLRTVDFSVYADKLKVPALVPVGSKVFFRGVLKHTNEVTVALGADYFVKCSLSQAEVLRQHRIKDAESKVEALRKEREYIQNQLQFGAENVLKNQGQELIEEFTEEEDLKWREKHRENMRQYKQRSKTEEPKQEVDDEELWNRLEELELREELEEEMVKLAIMNEKPINNLKRGHNNNVETDTEDVPKQVINNAKERHTRNVEVKNNKIIREKDNHKNDDKMDLLKQVIDRQNELKEKLTDLKNKETAASQTEKDILSRLDEMEQLEELEDEMDRLDGILQNEDVEEADEESEEEHSLKQPATKIKRSVSFADEDDSETLELTFTHTETEPDTTPYDKKKGIRKPSDIYAAFSNSFTETTSILKKSKYDRDLSPCGPRHEKRTKVVDFQEAEDNRKMNKTIVVNDVVEKVDENDNKYESGDKRPMSLFKKRRQQNLK, encoded by the exons ATGAATATTTTGTCAGATATATACTATAAG AGTTTAGCAAAAAATGAAGAAAACCTTCGTTTCTGGGAGAATTACCTACATACTTTGAGGACAGTAGACTTTAGTGTGTATGCCGATAAGTTGAAAGTCCCAGCATTGGTGCCTGTGGGCAGCAAGGTATTCTTTAGAGGTGTTTTAAAACATACCAATGAAGTTACCGTTGCTCTGGGCGCTGACTATTTTGTTAAGTGCTCGTTGTCACAGGCAGAAGTGCTTCGGCAGCATAGAATTAAAG atGCCGAGTCTAAAGTAGAAGCTCTGCGAAAAGAAAGAGAATACATTCAAAACCAGCTCCAATTTGGTGCtgaaaatgtattaaaaaaccAAGGACAAGAATTAATAGAAGAATTTACTGAAGAAGAAGATTTAAAATGGAGAGAGAAACACCGGGAGAATATGAGACAGTACAAACAGAGAAGCAAGACTGAGGAACCCAAGCAAGAGGTGGATGATGAGGAACTGTGGAACAGACTTGAGGAGCTGGAGCTACGAGAGGAGCTGGAAGAGGAAATGGTAAAACTAGCGATAATGAATGAAAAACCTATTAATAACTTGAAAAGAGgacataataataatgtagaaACAGACACAGAAGATGTTCCAAAACAGGTTATTAATAATGCAAAGGAAAGGCATACAAGAAATGTAGAAGTtaagaataataaaatcatAAGAGAAAAAGATAATCATAAAAATGATGATAAGATGGATCTTCTAAAACAAGTAATTGATAGACAAAATGAATTGAAAGAGAAGCTGACTGATTTGAAGAATAAAGAAACTGCTGCTAGTCAAACTGAAAAGGATATTTTGTCAAGATTAGATGAAATGGAGCAATTGGAGGAGTTGGAAGATGAAATGGATAG ATTGGATGGAATTCTACAAAATGAAGATGTAGAAGAAGCTGATGAGGAATCTGAAGAAGAACATTCATTGAAACAGCCGGCGACTAAAATAAAAAGAAGTGTGTCTTTTGCTGATGAAGATGACAGTGAAACATTGGAATTAACATTCACACATACAGAAACAGAACCAGATACAACACCTTATGATAAGAAGAAAGGAATAAGGAAGCCTAGCGACATTTATGCAGCCTTTTCTAACTCATTTACTGAAACCACGTCTATTCTAAAGAAGTCAAAGTATGACAGAGACTTATCTCCATGTGGACCTAGACATGAGAAGAGAACTAAAGTAGTTGATTTTCAGGAAGCAGAAGACAATCGGAAGATGAACAAGACTATTGTTGTTAATGATGTGGTTGAGAAAGTGGATGAGAATGATAACAAATATGAGAGTGGCGATAAGAGGCCTATGAGCTTATTTAAGAAAAGGAGACAGCAAAATctaaaatga
- the LOC125225056 gene encoding 28S ribosomal protein S29, mitochondrial → MLSRNWRHLCRRYSQAVNFRTSEASPSQHNDNQVGMFYTLKPEVVKQLFAHGGFPKSFQKQNKTFTETSIMVRQPALDVMECIKATDFDKPVVRYVIYGEKGSGKSLTMAHLLHYAHTEGFLIVHVPWVSEWLRRIPRHKEMSNSTTREGFVDLPLDAAAWLLHFKTQNQALLKNPDLVLSKEYVWSKRETTEAGAPLSQLVEHGINRVKYACDVVDALVQEIKLLSSSKRCKTFVAVDGFNGFFYPLTRLRTPSKREVRPEEVTLTTSFLDLTNNDWSNGVVVVTADQLAVPDDHQESYLPKYLLYKKGFEHLDPFIPVEVGRYSEKEFLSCASYYRDRLWLRGPDEVETELKFVSAGNPYRFMELCAPL, encoded by the exons ATGCTTTCGCGCAACTGGAGACATCTCTGCCGGCGTTACTCACAGGCTGTAAACTTTAGGACTTCTGAAGCATCCCCA TCCCAGCACAATGACAACCAAGTCGGCATGTTCTACACGCTCAAGCCCGAGGTGGTGAAGCAGCTGTTCGCGCACGGCGGGTTCCCCAAGAGCTTCCAGAAGCAGAACAAGACTTTCACGGAGACCAGCATTATGGTGCGGCAGCCGGCCCTGGATGTCATGGAGTGCATTAAGGCTACGGATTTCGATAAGCCGGTTGTTAGATATGTTATTT ACGGCGAGAAAGGCTCCGGCAAGTCCCTCACGATGGCGCACCTCCTCCACTACGCCCACACTGAAGGCTTCCTCATAGTGCATGTGCCTTGGG TATCGGAATGGCTCCGGCGCATCCCGCGCCACAAGGAGATGTCCAACTCCACGACTCGCGAGGGCTTCGTCGACCTGCCCCTGGACGCGGCCGCGTGGCTCCTGCACTTCAAGACACAGAACCAGGCACTGCTTAAAAATCCAGAT TTGGTCCTCTCAAAAGAGTACGTGTGGAGCAAACGCGAGACGACGGAGGCGGGGGCGCCACTGTCGCAGCTCGTGGAGCACGGCATCAACCGGGTCAAATATGCTTGTGACGTCGTCGACGCGCTCGTGCAGGAAATCAAACTGCTGTCCAGCAGTAAACG TTGCAAAACGTTCGTGGCGGTGGACGGCTTCAACGGTTTCTTTTACCCACTGACTCGCCTGCGGACCCCCAGCAAGCGCGAGGTCAGGCCCGAGGAGGTCACGCTCACTACCTCCTTCTTGGACCTCACCAACAACGACTGG AGCAATGGCGTAGTTGTGGTGACAGCCGACCAGTTGGCGGTGCCCGATGATCACCAGGAGTCCTACTTACCCAAATACTTGCTGTACAAAAAG GGCTTTGAGCACTTAGACCCCTTCATTCCAGTAGAAGTCGGCCGCTACTCAGAAAAAGAATTCCTATCTTGTGCCAGCTACTACCGCGACCGGCTCTGGCTGCGAGGCCCCGACGAGGTGGAGACGGAACTCAAGTTTGTGAGCGCTGGCAACCCTTATAGGTTTATGGAGCTGTGTGCTCCGTTGTAA